One Halobacterium sp. DL1 DNA window includes the following coding sequences:
- a CDS encoding peptidase M48, translating into MLVYHAVFLALVVGTTAFFAVLAALNVRYAERTVRERAEWLADTGGVEDPDRLLDYHRLGTAASQLQSVVVLAFVLLVLYSGLFGGAVEWTFDVVANDLLAGVLLFVGAVVALQVLSLPFDAADTFGVEEAFGFNEQSPQLFARDKLVGTAVAVVFTAILGGGVLLAVEWFPAFWWLAATGVVVAFLLASQVLVPRVVMPLFYDFDPIEDGSLRDAVEDVFERAGFTCDQVYVMNASSRSSHSNAFFTGFGRTKRVVLFDTLVEQMDETAVQSVLAHELAHWKKGHIWQNVAASAVQVAVLLFVAQFLVESAWLYEMFAVPQQPAAGLLLAALWLQPLDELTSPIQNKLWLANEREADAFAVDVMGSGAPLADALADLTSENLGNPFPHPLYETFHYQHPPVPERIRYLTEEAP; encoded by the coding sequence ATGCTCGTCTATCACGCGGTCTTCCTCGCGCTCGTCGTCGGCACGACGGCGTTCTTCGCGGTGCTCGCCGCACTGAACGTCCGGTACGCCGAGCGGACGGTCCGGGAGCGCGCAGAGTGGCTCGCGGACACCGGCGGCGTCGAGGACCCCGACAGGCTGCTCGACTACCACCGGCTCGGCACCGCGGCGTCCCAGTTGCAGAGCGTCGTCGTGCTCGCGTTCGTCCTGCTCGTGCTCTACTCGGGCCTGTTCGGCGGGGCGGTCGAGTGGACGTTCGACGTCGTGGCGAACGACCTGCTCGCCGGCGTCCTGCTGTTCGTCGGTGCCGTCGTCGCCCTCCAGGTGCTGTCGCTACCCTTCGACGCCGCCGACACCTTCGGCGTCGAGGAGGCGTTCGGCTTCAACGAGCAGTCGCCGCAGCTGTTCGCGCGCGACAAGCTCGTCGGCACCGCTGTCGCCGTCGTCTTCACCGCGATACTGGGCGGCGGCGTGCTGCTCGCCGTCGAGTGGTTCCCCGCGTTCTGGTGGCTGGCCGCGACGGGCGTCGTCGTGGCGTTCCTGCTCGCGAGCCAGGTGCTCGTCCCGCGGGTCGTGATGCCGCTGTTCTACGACTTCGACCCCATCGAGGACGGGAGCCTGCGGGACGCCGTCGAGGACGTCTTCGAGCGCGCCGGCTTCACCTGCGACCAGGTGTACGTGATGAACGCGAGCTCCCGGTCGAGCCACTCGAACGCCTTCTTCACCGGGTTCGGGCGCACCAAGCGCGTCGTCCTCTTCGACACGCTCGTCGAGCAGATGGACGAGACGGCGGTCCAGAGCGTGCTCGCCCACGAACTCGCCCACTGGAAGAAGGGGCACATCTGGCAGAACGTGGCCGCGAGCGCCGTGCAGGTCGCCGTGCTGCTGTTCGTCGCGCAGTTCCTCGTCGAGTCGGCGTGGCTCTACGAGATGTTCGCCGTCCCTCAGCAGCCAGCCGCCGGCCTGCTGCTCGCGGCGCTGTGGCTCCAGCCCCTCGACGAACTGACCTCGCCCATCCAGAACAAGCTCTGGCTCGCCAACGAGCGCGAGGCCGACGCTTTCGCCGTCGACGTGATGGGCAGCGGCGCTCCGCTCGCGGACGCGCTCGCGGACCTCACTAGCGAGAACCTCGGCAACCCGTTCCCGCACCCCCTCTACGAGACGTTTCACTACCAGCACCCGCCGGTTCCCGAGCGCATCCGCTACCTGACCGAGGAGGCGCCGTAG
- a CDS encoding phosphohydrolase, translating into MPEDVEALLTAYRLKDEGRTGWQLRNVEDPESVAGHSWGVALLTLAYAGDAGVDADRALRLAVLHDVGEAELGDVPTRADPDHQPDVSPEEKERRERETVETLAGALGDDVLADWTAYEERETPEARFVKDMDLVDMCVQALYYEREGRYDPDADDAFTEYDRLDEFFATAEPRLSTAVGRDLFDRLRAAYEDAKQ; encoded by the coding sequence ATGCCTGAGGACGTCGAGGCACTTCTCACGGCCTACCGGCTGAAGGACGAGGGCCGGACCGGCTGGCAGTTGCGGAACGTCGAGGATCCCGAGTCGGTCGCCGGGCACTCGTGGGGCGTCGCGCTGCTGACGCTGGCGTACGCCGGCGACGCGGGTGTTGATGCCGACCGGGCACTCCGCCTCGCGGTCCTCCACGACGTCGGCGAGGCAGAACTCGGGGACGTGCCGACGCGCGCCGACCCCGACCACCAGCCCGACGTCTCGCCCGAGGAGAAGGAGCGACGGGAACGCGAGACGGTCGAGACGCTGGCGGGCGCGCTCGGCGACGACGTGCTCGCCGACTGGACGGCCTACGAGGAGCGCGAGACGCCGGAAGCGCGCTTCGTGAAGGACATGGACCTCGTCGACATGTGCGTGCAGGCGCTGTACTACGAGCGCGAGGGCCGCTACGACCCGGACGCCGACGACGCGTTCACGGAGTACGATAGGCTGGACGAGTTCTTCGCGACCGCGGAACCGCGGCTCTCGACGGCCGTCGGCCGCGACCTCTTCGACCGACTGCGGGCGGCCTACGAGGACGCCAAGCAGTAG
- a CDS encoding phosphoenolpyruvate synthase: protein MAVRWLEDIRADDIDSVGGKGASLGELTDAGLPVPPGFVVTAGTYRTFIEEAGIDDELFEAVDVDPDDSEALANAEAAAEEIIMNTELPESLRENILSSYDDLDDGQAFVAVRSSATAEDLPDASFAGQQETFLNVTREDLLDRVKRCWASLFTQRAIYYREEQGFEHDIVDIAVVVQRMVDAEKSGVMFTSHPSTGAHEAIIEAAWGLGEAVVSGSVSPDNYHVNRDTGEVEEVTVADKKLMHVKDVETGETVEREVPDEKREARVLTDEEIQALVTIGERVEDHYGEPQDVEWAMVGGDIYMLQSRPITTIDESNEDMTESNEDSGEALVNGLGASPGVASGAVRTVTKLDQLDKVGEGDIIVTEMTTPDMVPAMKRAAGIVTDEGGMTSHAAIVSRELGCPAVVGATDATEVLEDDQIVTLDGDRGVVTEGRVEQDAERDPIEEARPKTPVKPMTATEVKVNVSIPEAAERAAATGADGVGLLRMEHMILSTNQTPERYIENHGEKAYIQELIDGIQRVAEEFYPRPVRVRTLDAPTDEFRQLEGGNDEPHEHNPMLGYRGIRRSLDRPDVFRHELEAFAELFEMGYDNVEIMFPLVNDADDVRQARELMVDTGIDVDKRTWGVMIETPAAALSIEELAAEGIDFASFGTNDLTQYTLAVDRNNGNVADRFDELHPSVLKLIETTIESCREHDIDTSICGQAGSKTDMVTFLVDTGISSISANIDAVRDVQHEVKREEQRLILDSVRD, encoded by the coding sequence ATGGCTGTACGCTGGCTGGAGGATATACGGGCCGACGACATCGACAGTGTCGGCGGTAAGGGCGCGTCACTCGGCGAACTCACGGACGCCGGGCTACCCGTGCCTCCGGGGTTCGTCGTGACCGCCGGAACGTACCGCACATTCATCGAGGAAGCCGGCATCGACGACGAACTGTTCGAGGCAGTCGACGTCGACCCGGACGACTCCGAAGCGCTCGCCAACGCGGAGGCGGCCGCTGAGGAGATCATCATGAACACGGAGCTCCCCGAGTCGCTCCGTGAGAACATCCTCTCGTCGTACGACGACCTCGACGACGGGCAGGCGTTCGTCGCCGTCCGGTCGTCGGCGACCGCCGAGGACCTCCCGGACGCGAGCTTCGCGGGCCAGCAGGAGACGTTTCTCAACGTCACCCGCGAGGACCTCCTCGACCGCGTGAAACGCTGCTGGGCGTCGCTGTTCACCCAGCGAGCCATCTACTACCGCGAGGAACAGGGCTTCGAACACGACATCGTGGACATCGCGGTCGTCGTCCAGCGCATGGTCGACGCCGAGAAGTCCGGCGTGATGTTCACGAGCCACCCCTCGACGGGCGCCCACGAGGCCATCATCGAGGCGGCGTGGGGGCTCGGCGAGGCGGTCGTCTCCGGCTCTGTCTCCCCGGACAACTACCACGTGAACCGCGATACCGGCGAGGTCGAGGAGGTCACCGTCGCGGACAAGAAGCTGATGCACGTCAAGGACGTCGAGACGGGTGAGACCGTCGAGCGCGAGGTGCCCGACGAGAAGCGCGAGGCACGCGTGCTCACCGACGAGGAGATCCAGGCGCTCGTCACCATCGGCGAGCGCGTCGAGGACCACTACGGCGAACCCCAGGACGTGGAGTGGGCGATGGTCGGCGGCGACATCTACATGCTCCAGTCCCGGCCCATCACCACCATCGACGAATCCAACGAAGACATGACGGAGAGCAACGAGGACAGCGGCGAAGCGCTCGTGAACGGCCTCGGTGCCAGCCCCGGCGTCGCGTCGGGGGCGGTCCGCACCGTCACCAAGCTCGACCAGCTCGACAAGGTCGGCGAGGGCGACATCATCGTCACCGAGATGACCACCCCGGACATGGTGCCCGCGATGAAGCGCGCGGCCGGCATCGTCACCGACGAGGGCGGCATGACCAGCCACGCCGCCATCGTCTCCCGGGAACTCGGCTGTCCCGCCGTCGTCGGCGCAACGGACGCCACCGAAGTCCTGGAGGACGACCAGATCGTCACCCTCGACGGCGACCGCGGCGTCGTCACCGAGGGCCGCGTCGAGCAGGACGCCGAACGCGACCCCATCGAGGAGGCGCGACCGAAGACGCCCGTCAAGCCGATGACCGCGACCGAGGTGAAGGTCAACGTCTCCATCCCCGAGGCGGCCGAGCGCGCCGCCGCGACGGGTGCAGACGGCGTCGGCCTGCTCCGCATGGAGCACATGATCCTCTCGACGAACCAGACCCCGGAGCGCTACATCGAGAACCACGGCGAGAAAGCGTACATCCAGGAACTCATCGACGGCATCCAGCGCGTCGCCGAGGAGTTCTACCCGCGACCGGTCCGCGTGCGCACCCTCGACGCACCGACCGACGAGTTCCGCCAGCTCGAGGGCGGCAACGACGAGCCCCACGAGCACAACCCGATGCTCGGCTACCGCGGCATCCGCCGCAGCCTCGACCGCCCGGACGTCTTCCGGCACGAACTGGAGGCGTTCGCGGAGCTGTTCGAGATGGGCTACGACAACGTCGAAATCATGTTCCCGCTCGTCAACGACGCCGACGACGTGCGGCAGGCCCGCGAGCTGATGGTCGACACCGGCATCGACGTCGACAAGCGCACGTGGGGCGTGATGATTGAGACGCCCGCCGCGGCGCTCTCCATCGAGGAACTCGCCGCCGAGGGCATCGACTTCGCCTCCTTCGGCACGAACGACCTCACACAGTACACGCTCGCCGTCGACCGAAACAACGGCAACGTCGCCGACCGCTTCGACGAACTCCACCCCTCGGTACTGAAGCTCATCGAGACGACCATCGAGTCCTGCCGCGAACACGACATCGACACCAGCATCTGCGGGCAGGCCGGCTCCAAGACCGACATGGTGACGTTCCTCGTCGACACCGGCATCTCCTCCATCTCCGCGAACATCGACGCCGTCCGCGACGTCCAGCACGAGGTCAAGCGCGAGGAACAGCGCCTCATCCTCGACTCGGTCCGGGACTAG
- a CDS encoding PhzF family protein, protein MTETRALLVDAFTDEHCAGNAAGVVPDAGGLTDDQMQAIAAELGASETAFVRPSQDADRRIRYFSPTTEADLCGHATIASHAHLFADGAIDAGEHTVETNVGVLDVKVTADGTVWMTQNPPAVREVDVGYERVADATGLGVEALRGASDDLPLAVADTGLPYLVVPITYLSDLGSADPDFDAVEALADDVDAAGVYAFTFDALDGDSTLHGRAWVPSIGVDEDPVTGTASGATGAYLHHYEAFGGDLAEEMIFEQGHFVDRPGEVRVRAADGGAPQVGGTAVETFDGTLRVPAAESDEILEA, encoded by the coding sequence ATGACAGAGACGCGGGCGCTGCTGGTGGACGCGTTCACCGACGAGCACTGCGCGGGGAACGCGGCGGGCGTGGTGCCGGACGCCGGGGGGCTGACCGACGACCAGATGCAGGCCATCGCGGCGGAACTGGGCGCGAGCGAGACGGCGTTCGTCCGGCCGAGCCAGGACGCCGACCGCCGCATCCGCTACTTCTCGCCGACGACCGAGGCGGACCTCTGCGGGCACGCGACCATCGCGAGCCACGCCCACCTGTTCGCCGACGGCGCAATCGACGCCGGCGAGCACACAGTGGAGACGAACGTCGGCGTGCTCGACGTCAAGGTTACCGCGGACGGCACGGTGTGGATGACGCAGAACCCGCCTGCGGTGCGCGAAGTCGACGTGGGCTACGAGCGCGTCGCGGACGCCACCGGCCTGGGCGTGGAGGCGCTGCGCGGCGCGAGCGACGACCTGCCGCTCGCCGTCGCGGACACCGGCCTCCCGTACCTCGTCGTCCCCATCACCTACCTCTCGGACCTCGGGAGCGCCGACCCGGACTTCGACGCGGTCGAGGCGCTCGCGGACGACGTGGACGCGGCGGGCGTCTACGCGTTCACCTTCGACGCCCTCGACGGCGACTCGACGCTCCACGGGCGAGCGTGGGTGCCGAGCATAGGCGTGGACGAAGACCCCGTGACGGGAACCGCGAGCGGCGCTACCGGCGCCTACCTGCACCACTACGAGGCGTTCGGCGGCGACCTGGCCGAGGAGATGATCTTCGAACAGGGCCACTTCGTCGACCGGCCGGGCGAAGTCCGAGTTCGCGCGGCCGACGGGGGCGCGCCGCAAGTCGGCGGTACGGCCGTCGAGACGTTCGACGGGACGCTGCGGGTGCCGGCAGCGGAGAGCGACGAGATTCTGGAGGCCTGA
- a CDS encoding chromosome segregation protein ScpA: MTRESPGDSENASGERAPDHREGAEQRTATSGSREQREPRADGGDIPLDITGHEERKREREGGDEADAATDSAERETPADEADMADSETPDSAEELIAEAPASPEADPEDDEVEPVELLVQLAKDGEIEPWDIDIVAVTDKFLAAMDEADLRTSGRALFYASVLLRMKSDVMLDIGQDDEPEDDLPEREPWEAPAEEAEGAPSYDPVTALETEMDRRLERKHARGNPETLEELVRDLRQAERGTWWKESREYDTSDSPQGFRRGVQELDYHSGDDLRMDDEPTQAEALGNAHEEDIETTIEDVEAALTEQYGSGRTEVLYEEIADTGGSRVETFLALLFLAHRGAVTLEQDELFGDLWVCDETMAGAETAAAAD, translated from the coding sequence ATGACTAGGGAGTCGCCAGGCGACTCCGAAAACGCGAGCGGTGAACGCGCGCCCGACCACCGGGAGGGCGCAGAACAGCGGACGGCGACCAGTGGGAGCCGTGAGCAGCGTGAGCCGCGAGCCGACGGTGGCGACATCCCACTGGACATCACCGGCCACGAAGAACGCAAGCGGGAGCGGGAGGGTGGGGACGAGGCGGACGCAGCGACCGACTCGGCGGAGCGCGAGACTCCAGCAGACGAAGCCGACATGGCTGACAGCGAGACGCCGGACAGCGCCGAGGAACTCATCGCGGAGGCGCCAGCGAGTCCGGAGGCGGACCCCGAGGACGACGAGGTCGAACCCGTCGAACTGCTCGTCCAGCTGGCGAAGGACGGCGAGATAGAGCCGTGGGACATCGACATCGTGGCGGTGACGGACAAGTTCCTCGCGGCGATGGACGAGGCGGACCTGCGGACCTCCGGGCGCGCGCTGTTCTACGCGAGCGTCCTCCTGCGGATGAAGAGCGACGTGATGCTCGACATCGGCCAGGACGACGAGCCCGAGGACGACCTGCCCGAGCGAGAGCCCTGGGAGGCGCCGGCCGAGGAGGCCGAGGGGGCGCCGTCCTACGACCCCGTGACCGCCCTCGAGACTGAGATGGACCGCCGCCTGGAGCGCAAGCACGCCCGCGGTAACCCCGAGACCCTGGAGGAACTCGTGCGGGACCTCAGGCAGGCCGAGCGCGGGACCTGGTGGAAAGAGTCCCGCGAGTACGACACCAGCGACTCGCCGCAGGGGTTCCGGCGCGGCGTCCAGGAACTGGACTACCACTCGGGCGACGACCTCCGGATGGACGACGAGCCGACCCAGGCGGAGGCCCTCGGCAACGCCCACGAGGAGGACATCGAGACGACCATCGAGGACGTCGAGGCCGCGCTCACCGAGCAGTACGGCTCCGGACGGACGGAGGTGCTGTACGAGGAGATCGCGGACACCGGCGGCTCGCGCGTGGAGACGTTTCTCGCGTTGCTCTTTCTCGCCCACCGCGGCGCCGTCACGCTCGAACAGGACGAACTGTTCGGCGACCTCTGGGTCTGCGACGAGACGATGGCAGGAGCGGAGACAGCGGCCGCCGCGGACTGA
- a CDS encoding S-methyl-5'-thioadenosine phosphorylase, with translation MGFIGGSGIYEALPLENVREVETSTPYGDPSAPVTVGEFGDTGTEVAFLPRHGPDHQRDPTNLPYKANIYALKQLGVERVLASNAVGSLKEDLPPQTLVVPDQIFDRTKNRDLTFFGDGVVVHQPFADPYCPHMVDHLHDAATDATDAKTQAGGTYVCIEGPQYSTRAESEFYKAQGWDLVGMTAIPEAKLAREAEMCYATVAGVTDYDVWKQDSEVTLEEVLENAAENETAIKQAVERAIETMPEERDCDCGHSLEGTVNTPTEAIPEATRERVDALLGDYL, from the coding sequence ATTGGTTTCATCGGTGGGTCCGGCATCTACGAGGCGCTCCCACTGGAGAACGTCCGCGAAGTGGAGACGTCGACCCCGTACGGCGACCCAAGTGCACCCGTGACCGTCGGCGAGTTCGGCGACACCGGCACCGAGGTTGCGTTCCTGCCGCGCCACGGCCCCGACCACCAGCGCGACCCGACGAACCTCCCGTACAAGGCGAACATCTACGCGCTCAAGCAGCTCGGCGTCGAGCGCGTGCTCGCCTCGAACGCGGTCGGCAGCCTCAAGGAGGACCTGCCGCCCCAGACGCTCGTCGTCCCCGACCAGATCTTCGACCGCACGAAGAACCGCGACCTGACGTTCTTCGGCGACGGCGTCGTCGTCCACCAGCCGTTCGCGGACCCGTACTGCCCGCACATGGTCGACCACCTCCACGACGCCGCGACGGACGCCACGGACGCGAAGACCCAGGCGGGCGGGACGTACGTCTGCATCGAGGGCCCGCAGTACTCGACGCGCGCGGAGTCGGAGTTCTACAAGGCCCAGGGCTGGGACCTCGTCGGCATGACCGCCATCCCGGAGGCGAAGCTCGCCCGCGAGGCCGAGATGTGTTACGCCACCGTCGCCGGCGTCACGGACTACGACGTCTGGAAGCAGGACAGCGAGGTCACCCTGGAGGAGGTCCTTGAGAACGCCGCGGAGAACGAGACGGCCATCAAGCAGGCCGTCGAGCGCGCCATCGAAACGATGCCCGAGGAGCGGGACTGTGACTGCGGACACAGCCTCGAGGGGACGGTGAACACGCCGACAGAGGCCATCCCCGAGGCCACCCGCGAGCGCGTCGACGCGCTGCTCGGCGACTACCTCTGA
- a CDS encoding phosphoribosyltransferase, with amino-acid sequence MSDLPDDFKCTITNWEYIYGLCRDVSDEVKRSEFEPDVVVALARGGWFAGRCLCDFLGLNDLTSLKMEHYVGTAQKSGEPEVRYPMPEGSVADKDVLIIDDIADTGGSIETAYEYVQDREANEIRTATLQLLQTSEFEPDYVGERLEQWAWVVYPWNFIEDMVDIISGVMETDGDGPYSKAGIRRLLAEYHDVERIEMEIAQPDRLDEVLAETVRRDVLVEAGDAEWALADDA; translated from the coding sequence ATGAGCGACCTCCCGGACGACTTCAAATGCACTATCACCAACTGGGAGTACATCTACGGACTCTGCCGGGACGTCAGCGACGAGGTCAAGCGCTCCGAGTTCGAACCGGACGTGGTCGTCGCCCTCGCCCGCGGCGGCTGGTTCGCGGGGCGCTGTCTCTGTGACTTCCTCGGGCTGAACGACCTGACGAGCCTCAAGATGGAGCACTACGTCGGGACCGCCCAGAAGTCCGGCGAACCCGAGGTCCGCTACCCGATGCCGGAGGGGTCGGTCGCGGACAAGGACGTGCTCATCATCGACGACATCGCGGACACCGGTGGCTCAATCGAGACCGCCTACGAGTACGTCCAGGACCGCGAGGCCAACGAGATCCGGACCGCGACCCTGCAGCTACTCCAGACCAGCGAGTTCGAACCCGACTACGTCGGCGAGCGACTCGAACAGTGGGCGTGGGTCGTCTACCCGTGGAACTTCATCGAGGACATGGTCGACATCATCTCCGGCGTGATGGAGACGGACGGCGACGGCCCCTACTCGAAGGCCGGCATCCGCCGCCTGCTCGCGGAGTACCACGACGTCGAGCGCATCGAGATGGAGATCGCCCAGCCCGACCGCCTCGACGAGGTGCTGGCGGAGACGGTCCGCCGCGACGTACTCGTGGAGGCGGGCGACGCGGAGTGGGCGCTCGCGGACGATGCCTGA